A single Pristis pectinata isolate sPriPec2 chromosome 6, sPriPec2.1.pri, whole genome shotgun sequence DNA region contains:
- the tiparp gene encoding protein mono-ADP-ribosyltransferase TIPARP isoform X2, translating into MEKSLAGSARSPGRAAVLGCSRPPAFAPELAPGNKVPLLNPFLKKKHAQRQLEARNLRALGLILTSLLRSDKLGDGVFLSRSCEENRTGLFEPLKNDSDENQACSKSGSDVSTLMPSAGSLDQMRQPPALQHGAQEPGGPADHSFATEASAMISTAANLPFQISTHSTQDAVTTECFDITGQPHVNSLYQSPLCPNLFNQVNTEKDLKTGIFQDKSEEASIDLVFDLLTQLQYHTHQDDGIEICEEFLQGICAYGNDCPKHHTVLPYQWQLKNIITQAWQAVPDEAQEHLERLYCNPDNDQIKLQYQGRVFSLDFNLMAVYDVEFNQVRRLSTASVASSGSQFHTVWKYYCREHFGWREYSEAVVQCIEEASSRGMSEICFVMQQNRYILNLMEGFQQNAVFGTRRRITRRPLFRSPVLLIPCLQTLGGTTGTLAKLPEGSISPQIDFPAVTPPSKVYPETWISMELLEDFIQVPVSIEDKSYRTVYNLFHKTIPETKFKILNILRVQNPYLWEKYKRKKEYMSRKMSEMDKILNERHLFHGTSQDVVDAICKHNFDPRVCGKHATMFGQGSYFARKDKEWWSVLPCSTRNPWIFAVSDFALPPQNICLLTPLHEPQSIPASCWCCFPPAINTLVIKLAGLPLPIPKRHLIKVQELQCIDGGCDLT; encoded by the exons ATGGAGAAGAGTTTGGCCGGTTCGGCGAGGAGCCCGGGCAGGGCGGCGGTGCTAGGCTGCTCCAGGCCTCCAGCCTTTGCACCAGAGCTGGCTCCCGGCAACAAAGTGCCGCTTCTCAACCCTTTCCTCAAGAAGAAACACGCCCAGAGGCAGCTGGAGGCGAGGAATCTCCGAGCTCTGGGATTGATCCTCACCAGTTTGCTGCGGTCGGACAAATTAGGCGACGGGGTGTTTCTTTCCCGGAGCTGTGAAGAAAACCGGACCGGTTTATTTGAACCGTTGAAAAATGACTCTGATGAGAATCAGGCGTGCTCTAAATCGGGAAGCGATGTTTCCACACTAATGCCGTCTGCGGGGAGCCTTGACCAGATGCGGCAACCGCCAGCCTTGCAGCACGGTGCCCAGGAGCCTGGGGGCCCCGCCGATCACTCCTTCGCCACCGAGGCATCTGCAATGATCTCCACTGCTGCAAACTTGCCATTCCAGATTTCGACACATTCCACCCAAGATGCTGTCACCACAGAGTGCTTCGACATTACGGGCCAACCTCATGTCAATAGCTTGTATCAAAGCCCTTTATGTCCCAATCTGTTTAATCAGGTTAATACCGAGAAAGATTTAAAGACTGGCATTTTTCAGGATAAGAGCGAAGAGGCATCAATCGATTTAGTCTTTGATCTTTTGACCCAGTTACAATATCACACTCATCAGGACGATGGAATAGAAATATGTGAAGAATTTTTGCAGGGTATTTGTGCTTATGGAAATGACTGTCCAAAACATCACACCGTGCTACCTTATCAGTGGCAGTTGAAAAATATTATAACTCAGGCTTGGCAAGCAGTGCCAGACGAGGCACAGGAACATTTAGAAAGACTCTACTGCAATCCTGACAATGACCAAATCAAACTCCAATATCA GGGGCGTGTTTTCTCACTGGATTTTAATTTAATGGCAGTTTATGATGTAGAATTTAACCAAGTGAGGAGATTGTCTACTGCTTCCGTAGCAAGTTCTGGCTCACAATTTCACACTGTTTGGAAGTACTATtgcagggagcactttggctggAGAGAATATTCTGAG GCAGTTGTTCAATGCATTGAGGAAGCCTCATCTCGAGGTATGAGTGAGATTTGTTTTGTGATGCAGCAAAATAGGTACATACTGAATTTAATGGAGGGCTTTCAGCAGAATGCTGTCTTTGGCACTCGGCGAAGAATCACCCGACGACCCTTATTTCGCTCCCCTGTCCTGCTGATACCCTGTTTACA AACTTTGGGTGGCACAACAGGCACTCTTGCAAAGTTACCAGAGGGATCAATTTCTCCACAGATCGACTTCCCTGCTGTGACTCCCCCTTCAAAAGTCTATCCTGaaacatggatttcaatggaacTATTAGAGGATTTCATTCAAGTGCCAGTTTCTATAGAAGACAAAAGCTACAGGACTGTATATAATCTTTTCCATAAAACTATACCCGAAACCAAATTTAAGATATTGAATATTCTAAGAGTACAAAATCCATATCTTTGGGAGAAGTATAAAAG GAAAAAGGAGTACATGTCACGAAAGATGTCTGAGATGGATAAGATCCTAAATGAAAGGCACTTATTTCATGGGACCTCCCAGGATGTAGTGGACGCAATCTGTAAACACAATTTTGATCCCAGGGTGTGTGGAAAACATgccaccatgtttggacaaggCAGTTATTTTGCAAGAAAG GACAAGGAATGGTGGAGTGTTCTCCCATGCTCCACAAGAAATCCATGGATCTTTGCTGTCTCAGACTTCGCTCTCCCACCACAAAATATTTGTCTGCTGACTCCTTTGCATGAACCTCAGTCAATTCCTGCAAGTTGCTGGTGCTGCTTTCCTCCTGCAATAAATACCCTGGTCATCAAGTTGGCAGGCCTACCACTTCCTATTCCTAAG aggcatttaataAAGGTTCAAGAATTGCAATGCATTGATGGGGGATGTGACTTAACCTGA
- the tiparp gene encoding protein mono-ADP-ribosyltransferase TIPARP isoform X4, with amino-acid sequence MEKSLAGSARSPGRAAVLGCSRPPAFAPELAPGNKVPLLNPFLKKKHAQRQLEARNLRALGLILTSLLRSDKLGDGVFLSRSCEENRTGLFEPLKNDSDENQACSKSGSDVSTLMPSAGSLDQMRQPPALQHGAQEPGGPADHSFATEASAMISTAANLPFQISTHSTQDAVTTECFDITGQPHVNSLYQSPLCPNLFNQVNTEKDLKTGIFQDKSEEASIDLVFDLLTQLQYHTHQDDGIEICEEFLQGICAYGNDCPKHHTVLPYQWQLKNIITQAWQAVPDEAQEHLERLYCNPDNDQIKLQYQGRVFSLDFNLMAVYDVEFNQVRRLSTASVASSGSQFHTVWKYYCREHFGWREYSEAVVQCIEEASSRGMSEICFVMQQNRYILNLMEGFQQNAVFGTRRRITRRPLFRSPVLLIPCLQTLGGTTGTLAKLPEGSISPQIDFPAVTPPSKVYPETWISMELLEDFIQVPVSIEDKSYRTVYNLFHKTIPETKFKILNILRVQNPYLWEKYKRKKEYMSRKMSEMDKILNERHLFHGTSQDVVDAICKHNFDPRVCGKHATMFGQGSYFARKDKEWWSVLPCSTRNPWIFAVSDFALPPQNICLLTPLHEPQSIPASCWCCFPPAINTLVIKLAGLPLPIPKISSICS; translated from the exons ATGGAGAAGAGTTTGGCCGGTTCGGCGAGGAGCCCGGGCAGGGCGGCGGTGCTAGGCTGCTCCAGGCCTCCAGCCTTTGCACCAGAGCTGGCTCCCGGCAACAAAGTGCCGCTTCTCAACCCTTTCCTCAAGAAGAAACACGCCCAGAGGCAGCTGGAGGCGAGGAATCTCCGAGCTCTGGGATTGATCCTCACCAGTTTGCTGCGGTCGGACAAATTAGGCGACGGGGTGTTTCTTTCCCGGAGCTGTGAAGAAAACCGGACCGGTTTATTTGAACCGTTGAAAAATGACTCTGATGAGAATCAGGCGTGCTCTAAATCGGGAAGCGATGTTTCCACACTAATGCCGTCTGCGGGGAGCCTTGACCAGATGCGGCAACCGCCAGCCTTGCAGCACGGTGCCCAGGAGCCTGGGGGCCCCGCCGATCACTCCTTCGCCACCGAGGCATCTGCAATGATCTCCACTGCTGCAAACTTGCCATTCCAGATTTCGACACATTCCACCCAAGATGCTGTCACCACAGAGTGCTTCGACATTACGGGCCAACCTCATGTCAATAGCTTGTATCAAAGCCCTTTATGTCCCAATCTGTTTAATCAGGTTAATACCGAGAAAGATTTAAAGACTGGCATTTTTCAGGATAAGAGCGAAGAGGCATCAATCGATTTAGTCTTTGATCTTTTGACCCAGTTACAATATCACACTCATCAGGACGATGGAATAGAAATATGTGAAGAATTTTTGCAGGGTATTTGTGCTTATGGAAATGACTGTCCAAAACATCACACCGTGCTACCTTATCAGTGGCAGTTGAAAAATATTATAACTCAGGCTTGGCAAGCAGTGCCAGACGAGGCACAGGAACATTTAGAAAGACTCTACTGCAATCCTGACAATGACCAAATCAAACTCCAATATCA GGGGCGTGTTTTCTCACTGGATTTTAATTTAATGGCAGTTTATGATGTAGAATTTAACCAAGTGAGGAGATTGTCTACTGCTTCCGTAGCAAGTTCTGGCTCACAATTTCACACTGTTTGGAAGTACTATtgcagggagcactttggctggAGAGAATATTCTGAG GCAGTTGTTCAATGCATTGAGGAAGCCTCATCTCGAGGTATGAGTGAGATTTGTTTTGTGATGCAGCAAAATAGGTACATACTGAATTTAATGGAGGGCTTTCAGCAGAATGCTGTCTTTGGCACTCGGCGAAGAATCACCCGACGACCCTTATTTCGCTCCCCTGTCCTGCTGATACCCTGTTTACA AACTTTGGGTGGCACAACAGGCACTCTTGCAAAGTTACCAGAGGGATCAATTTCTCCACAGATCGACTTCCCTGCTGTGACTCCCCCTTCAAAAGTCTATCCTGaaacatggatttcaatggaacTATTAGAGGATTTCATTCAAGTGCCAGTTTCTATAGAAGACAAAAGCTACAGGACTGTATATAATCTTTTCCATAAAACTATACCCGAAACCAAATTTAAGATATTGAATATTCTAAGAGTACAAAATCCATATCTTTGGGAGAAGTATAAAAG GAAAAAGGAGTACATGTCACGAAAGATGTCTGAGATGGATAAGATCCTAAATGAAAGGCACTTATTTCATGGGACCTCCCAGGATGTAGTGGACGCAATCTGTAAACACAATTTTGATCCCAGGGTGTGTGGAAAACATgccaccatgtttggacaaggCAGTTATTTTGCAAGAAAG GACAAGGAATGGTGGAGTGTTCTCCCATGCTCCACAAGAAATCCATGGATCTTTGCTGTCTCAGACTTCGCTCTCCCACCACAAAATATTTGTCTGCTGACTCCTTTGCATGAACCTCAGTCAATTCCTGCAAGTTGCTGGTGCTGCTTTCCTCCTGCAATAAATACCCTGGTCATCAAGTTGGCAGGCCTACCACTTCCTATTCCTAAG atttccagcatctgcagttga
- the tiparp gene encoding protein mono-ADP-ribosyltransferase TIPARP isoform X3: MEKSLAGSARSPGRAAVLGCSRPPAFAPELAPGNKVPLLNPFLKKKHAQRQLEARNLRALGLILTSLLRSDKLGDGVFLSRSCEENRTGLFEPLKNDSDENQACSKSGSDVSTLMPSAGSLDQMRQPPALQHGAQEPGGPADHSFATEASAMISTAANLPFQISTHSTQDAVTTECFDITGQPHVNSLYQSPLCPNLFNQVNTEKDLKTGIFQDKSEEASIDLVFDLLTQLQYHTHQDDGIEICEEFLQGICAYGNDCPKHHTVLPYQWQLKNIITQAWQAVPDEAQEHLERLYCNPDNDQIKLQYQGRVFSLDFNLMAVYDVEFNQVRRLSTASVASSGSQFHTVWKYYCREHFGWREYSEAVVQCIEEASSRGMSEICFVMQQNRYILNLMEGFQQNAVFGTRRRITRRPLFRSPVLLIPCLQTLGGTTGTLAKLPEGSISPQIDFPAVTPPSKVYPETWISMELLEDFIQVPVSIEDKSYRTVYNLFHKTIPETKFKILNILRVQNPYLWEKYKRKKEYMSRKMSEMDKILNERHLFHGTSQDVVDAICKHNFDPRVCGKHATMFGQGSYFARKDKEWWSVLPCSTRNPWIFAVSDFALPPQNICLLTPLHEPQSIPASCWCCFPPAINTLVIKLAGLPLPIPKDRPQVSYCLPL; encoded by the exons ATGGAGAAGAGTTTGGCCGGTTCGGCGAGGAGCCCGGGCAGGGCGGCGGTGCTAGGCTGCTCCAGGCCTCCAGCCTTTGCACCAGAGCTGGCTCCCGGCAACAAAGTGCCGCTTCTCAACCCTTTCCTCAAGAAGAAACACGCCCAGAGGCAGCTGGAGGCGAGGAATCTCCGAGCTCTGGGATTGATCCTCACCAGTTTGCTGCGGTCGGACAAATTAGGCGACGGGGTGTTTCTTTCCCGGAGCTGTGAAGAAAACCGGACCGGTTTATTTGAACCGTTGAAAAATGACTCTGATGAGAATCAGGCGTGCTCTAAATCGGGAAGCGATGTTTCCACACTAATGCCGTCTGCGGGGAGCCTTGACCAGATGCGGCAACCGCCAGCCTTGCAGCACGGTGCCCAGGAGCCTGGGGGCCCCGCCGATCACTCCTTCGCCACCGAGGCATCTGCAATGATCTCCACTGCTGCAAACTTGCCATTCCAGATTTCGACACATTCCACCCAAGATGCTGTCACCACAGAGTGCTTCGACATTACGGGCCAACCTCATGTCAATAGCTTGTATCAAAGCCCTTTATGTCCCAATCTGTTTAATCAGGTTAATACCGAGAAAGATTTAAAGACTGGCATTTTTCAGGATAAGAGCGAAGAGGCATCAATCGATTTAGTCTTTGATCTTTTGACCCAGTTACAATATCACACTCATCAGGACGATGGAATAGAAATATGTGAAGAATTTTTGCAGGGTATTTGTGCTTATGGAAATGACTGTCCAAAACATCACACCGTGCTACCTTATCAGTGGCAGTTGAAAAATATTATAACTCAGGCTTGGCAAGCAGTGCCAGACGAGGCACAGGAACATTTAGAAAGACTCTACTGCAATCCTGACAATGACCAAATCAAACTCCAATATCA GGGGCGTGTTTTCTCACTGGATTTTAATTTAATGGCAGTTTATGATGTAGAATTTAACCAAGTGAGGAGATTGTCTACTGCTTCCGTAGCAAGTTCTGGCTCACAATTTCACACTGTTTGGAAGTACTATtgcagggagcactttggctggAGAGAATATTCTGAG GCAGTTGTTCAATGCATTGAGGAAGCCTCATCTCGAGGTATGAGTGAGATTTGTTTTGTGATGCAGCAAAATAGGTACATACTGAATTTAATGGAGGGCTTTCAGCAGAATGCTGTCTTTGGCACTCGGCGAAGAATCACCCGACGACCCTTATTTCGCTCCCCTGTCCTGCTGATACCCTGTTTACA AACTTTGGGTGGCACAACAGGCACTCTTGCAAAGTTACCAGAGGGATCAATTTCTCCACAGATCGACTTCCCTGCTGTGACTCCCCCTTCAAAAGTCTATCCTGaaacatggatttcaatggaacTATTAGAGGATTTCATTCAAGTGCCAGTTTCTATAGAAGACAAAAGCTACAGGACTGTATATAATCTTTTCCATAAAACTATACCCGAAACCAAATTTAAGATATTGAATATTCTAAGAGTACAAAATCCATATCTTTGGGAGAAGTATAAAAG GAAAAAGGAGTACATGTCACGAAAGATGTCTGAGATGGATAAGATCCTAAATGAAAGGCACTTATTTCATGGGACCTCCCAGGATGTAGTGGACGCAATCTGTAAACACAATTTTGATCCCAGGGTGTGTGGAAAACATgccaccatgtttggacaaggCAGTTATTTTGCAAGAAAG GACAAGGAATGGTGGAGTGTTCTCCCATGCTCCACAAGAAATCCATGGATCTTTGCTGTCTCAGACTTCGCTCTCCCACCACAAAATATTTGTCTGCTGACTCCTTTGCATGAACCTCAGTCAATTCCTGCAAGTTGCTGGTGCTGCTTTCCTCCTGCAATAAATACCCTGGTCATCAAGTTGGCAGGCCTACCACTTCCTATTCCTAAG GACCGACCTCAAGTTtcctattgcctgccactttaa
- the tiparp gene encoding protein mono-ADP-ribosyltransferase TIPARP isoform X1 — translation MEKSLAGSARSPGRAAVLGCSRPPAFAPELAPGNKVPLLNPFLKKKHAQRQLEARNLRALGLILTSLLRSDKLGDGVFLSRSCEENRTGLFEPLKNDSDENQACSKSGSDVSTLMPSAGSLDQMRQPPALQHGAQEPGGPADHSFATEASAMISTAANLPFQISTHSTQDAVTTECFDITGQPHVNSLYQSPLCPNLFNQVNTEKDLKTGIFQDKSEEASIDLVFDLLTQLQYHTHQDDGIEICEEFLQGICAYGNDCPKHHTVLPYQWQLKNIITQAWQAVPDEAQEHLERLYCNPDNDQIKLQYQGRVFSLDFNLMAVYDVEFNQVRRLSTASVASSGSQFHTVWKYYCREHFGWREYSEAVVQCIEEASSRGMSEICFVMQQNRYILNLMEGFQQNAVFGTRRRITRRPLFRSPVLLIPCLQTLGGTTGTLAKLPEGSISPQIDFPAVTPPSKVYPETWISMELLEDFIQVPVSIEDKSYRTVYNLFHKTIPETKFKILNILRVQNPYLWEKYKRKKEYMSRKMSEMDKILNERHLFHGTSQDVVDAICKHNFDPRVCGKHATMFGQGSYFARKDKEWWSVLPCSTRNPWIFAVSDFALPPQNICLLTPLHEPQSIPASCWCCFPPAINTLVIKLAGLPLPIPKVNSHLILKSGLISPLLYISSLKYSYKLQAFEALHF, via the exons ATGGAGAAGAGTTTGGCCGGTTCGGCGAGGAGCCCGGGCAGGGCGGCGGTGCTAGGCTGCTCCAGGCCTCCAGCCTTTGCACCAGAGCTGGCTCCCGGCAACAAAGTGCCGCTTCTCAACCCTTTCCTCAAGAAGAAACACGCCCAGAGGCAGCTGGAGGCGAGGAATCTCCGAGCTCTGGGATTGATCCTCACCAGTTTGCTGCGGTCGGACAAATTAGGCGACGGGGTGTTTCTTTCCCGGAGCTGTGAAGAAAACCGGACCGGTTTATTTGAACCGTTGAAAAATGACTCTGATGAGAATCAGGCGTGCTCTAAATCGGGAAGCGATGTTTCCACACTAATGCCGTCTGCGGGGAGCCTTGACCAGATGCGGCAACCGCCAGCCTTGCAGCACGGTGCCCAGGAGCCTGGGGGCCCCGCCGATCACTCCTTCGCCACCGAGGCATCTGCAATGATCTCCACTGCTGCAAACTTGCCATTCCAGATTTCGACACATTCCACCCAAGATGCTGTCACCACAGAGTGCTTCGACATTACGGGCCAACCTCATGTCAATAGCTTGTATCAAAGCCCTTTATGTCCCAATCTGTTTAATCAGGTTAATACCGAGAAAGATTTAAAGACTGGCATTTTTCAGGATAAGAGCGAAGAGGCATCAATCGATTTAGTCTTTGATCTTTTGACCCAGTTACAATATCACACTCATCAGGACGATGGAATAGAAATATGTGAAGAATTTTTGCAGGGTATTTGTGCTTATGGAAATGACTGTCCAAAACATCACACCGTGCTACCTTATCAGTGGCAGTTGAAAAATATTATAACTCAGGCTTGGCAAGCAGTGCCAGACGAGGCACAGGAACATTTAGAAAGACTCTACTGCAATCCTGACAATGACCAAATCAAACTCCAATATCA GGGGCGTGTTTTCTCACTGGATTTTAATTTAATGGCAGTTTATGATGTAGAATTTAACCAAGTGAGGAGATTGTCTACTGCTTCCGTAGCAAGTTCTGGCTCACAATTTCACACTGTTTGGAAGTACTATtgcagggagcactttggctggAGAGAATATTCTGAG GCAGTTGTTCAATGCATTGAGGAAGCCTCATCTCGAGGTATGAGTGAGATTTGTTTTGTGATGCAGCAAAATAGGTACATACTGAATTTAATGGAGGGCTTTCAGCAGAATGCTGTCTTTGGCACTCGGCGAAGAATCACCCGACGACCCTTATTTCGCTCCCCTGTCCTGCTGATACCCTGTTTACA AACTTTGGGTGGCACAACAGGCACTCTTGCAAAGTTACCAGAGGGATCAATTTCTCCACAGATCGACTTCCCTGCTGTGACTCCCCCTTCAAAAGTCTATCCTGaaacatggatttcaatggaacTATTAGAGGATTTCATTCAAGTGCCAGTTTCTATAGAAGACAAAAGCTACAGGACTGTATATAATCTTTTCCATAAAACTATACCCGAAACCAAATTTAAGATATTGAATATTCTAAGAGTACAAAATCCATATCTTTGGGAGAAGTATAAAAG GAAAAAGGAGTACATGTCACGAAAGATGTCTGAGATGGATAAGATCCTAAATGAAAGGCACTTATTTCATGGGACCTCCCAGGATGTAGTGGACGCAATCTGTAAACACAATTTTGATCCCAGGGTGTGTGGAAAACATgccaccatgtttggacaaggCAGTTATTTTGCAAGAAAG GACAAGGAATGGTGGAGTGTTCTCCCATGCTCCACAAGAAATCCATGGATCTTTGCTGTCTCAGACTTCGCTCTCCCACCACAAAATATTTGTCTGCTGACTCCTTTGCATGAACCTCAGTCAATTCCTGCAAGTTGCTGGTGCTGCTTTCCTCCTGCAATAAATACCCTGGTCATCAAGTTGGCAGGCCTACCACTTCCTATTCCTAAGGTAAACTCTCACCTCATCTTAAAATCTGGGCTCATATCTCCATTATTGTACATTTCCAGCCTTAAATATTCTTATAAACTTCAAGCCTTTGAAGCTTTACATTTCTAG